The Pseudarthrobacter sulfonivorans genome includes a window with the following:
- a CDS encoding branched-chain amino acid ABC transporter permease: MPLQLRYLSEGIGLFVVILVSSYFLGSFQQQVLGLTTIFALAGIGLNVLVGYSGLVSLGHVTFFAIGAYGWARLAPVAPGPVVVLLPIVLSVIVAILIALVTLRIAGYYFAIVTLAVAMISTVVIVTATELTGGYSGISGILRSGLPGFEGAQQVIVTAALVLVIAYFFQATLRDSPLGHALLATSYDPVAAQSFGLSIGSIRMIVLAISSIPVTIAGMFAVQLVRYAGPDQFSLAVAIQLIAIPIIGGRGWRFAPILGSVVVIALPELFRGFADYRLVFYGAVLMLVGLFLPGGLRQLNPFSYLRRDRATPREELVRL, translated from the coding sequence ATGCCATTACAGCTGCGGTATTTGTCCGAGGGGATCGGCCTCTTCGTGGTCATCCTGGTTAGTTCCTACTTTTTAGGCTCGTTCCAGCAACAAGTGCTTGGGTTGACAACTATTTTCGCACTGGCGGGAATCGGTTTGAACGTTCTCGTTGGCTACAGCGGGTTGGTGTCGCTGGGGCATGTGACGTTCTTCGCGATCGGGGCATACGGTTGGGCCAGGTTAGCGCCGGTGGCGCCAGGACCAGTGGTCGTTCTCCTGCCGATTGTGCTTTCTGTAATCGTTGCGATCTTGATTGCGCTGGTGACGCTGCGAATCGCCGGATACTACTTCGCGATAGTGACTCTCGCGGTCGCGATGATCTCTACAGTGGTCATCGTCACTGCGACCGAACTCACTGGCGGGTATTCGGGTATATCGGGGATCCTCCGGAGTGGTCTTCCCGGGTTTGAGGGCGCGCAACAAGTGATCGTCACGGCAGCGCTAGTGCTTGTCATCGCATACTTCTTCCAGGCGACGCTCCGGGATTCTCCCTTAGGCCACGCACTGCTGGCAACCTCATACGACCCGGTCGCTGCGCAGTCGTTTGGACTCTCGATTGGTTCCATTCGAATGATCGTCTTGGCGATTAGCTCGATTCCAGTGACGATCGCCGGGATGTTTGCGGTCCAATTGGTCCGTTACGCCGGTCCTGATCAGTTCTCTTTAGCTGTAGCTATTCAACTGATTGCGATACCGATCATTGGTGGCCGTGGCTGGCGGTTCGCCCCGATCCTCGGATCGGTCGTGGTCATAGCTCTCCCCGAACTTTTCCGCGGATTCGCTGACTACCGGCTGGTGTTCTACGGTGCTGTGCTCATGCTGGTTGGTCTCTTCCTCCCGGGCGGCCTACGGCAACTAAACCCATTCAGTTACCTGAGAAGAGATAGGGCGACGCCTCGAGAGGAGCTCGTGCGCTTATGA
- a CDS encoding branched-chain amino acid ABC transporter permease, producing MTELLYFTLVGLCIGAAYALVGSGISALFSGTGVLNFGQGEFVMIAALFVAVQTQRGENFILASLGASLIVLAVSFVVGLLFMRSAKSRRRDIDLIILATVGLSILLANLTGVLLGDQTYSVVSPMFGEGIAIGEFHLSYDYVAIVVVAAVVFILLAAFYRHTNVGIQMQAMSFDVEAARLSGVAVGRLTVVSWLLAGVVAAIGGCLLGSVILVHSTMGLALTISGFAAAMIGGLRRPMGAILGGIILGLAETYAARYLGTSARQLIAPLVIIIVIVLLPAGILSARSVATRKV from the coding sequence ATGACCGAACTCCTGTATTTCACTTTGGTCGGATTATGCATCGGAGCCGCTTATGCGCTCGTCGGCTCCGGCATCTCCGCATTGTTTAGCGGTACGGGAGTACTGAACTTCGGCCAGGGCGAGTTCGTCATGATCGCTGCCCTGTTTGTCGCAGTTCAGACCCAGAGAGGCGAGAACTTCATCCTCGCCTCTCTGGGCGCATCCCTCATCGTCCTCGCCGTCTCTTTTGTCGTTGGCCTGCTATTCATGCGGAGCGCCAAGTCCCGGAGACGAGACATCGATCTCATCATTCTGGCTACCGTCGGACTCTCGATTCTTCTCGCCAATCTAACTGGGGTGTTGCTCGGAGATCAGACGTACTCCGTCGTGAGCCCGATGTTTGGAGAAGGAATTGCGATTGGCGAATTCCATCTGAGTTATGACTACGTCGCAATAGTCGTGGTGGCCGCAGTCGTTTTCATCCTGCTCGCAGCCTTCTACCGGCATACAAACGTGGGGATTCAGATGCAGGCGATGTCATTCGACGTCGAAGCTGCGCGGCTTAGTGGGGTTGCAGTAGGACGGCTCACCGTAGTCAGTTGGCTCCTCGCTGGTGTCGTCGCCGCGATAGGCGGCTGTCTGTTGGGCAGTGTGATATTGGTCCATTCAACGATGGGGCTCGCGTTGACGATAAGCGGCTTCGCTGCGGCCATGATCGGCGGGCTGAGACGCCCAATGGGGGCGATCCTTGGCGGCATAATTTTGGGGCTGGCCGAGACCTACGCCGCCCGATACTTGGGCACATCCGCGCGACAACTCATTGCGCCGCTCGTCATCATCATCGTCATCGTGCTCCTGCCGGCTGGCATCCTGTCGGCTCGCTCAGTGGCAACCCGAAAGGTTTGA
- a CDS encoding ABC transporter substrate-binding protein: MTAALVLSGCTAAQVSNAQGAERPSSSDPIRIGVAVPLSGPAARTGALMKNGAELRAAEINEAGGVDGRMIELFVEDDANNPNEAVTLVNLMDERGVLGLIGAASSPVALAQAGPVEASGIPEMVVAASDAISSPFQYQINPPDSEQILGLIAFAEDRGFSRIAIMTDTGAYGTGSKAALDRMLPEAGLEIVGDATFEPGASNLTPQLSKLRDSDPDLIAMFTFGSPYAAAMQGLQQIQWSVPVFGNVSSSDPSVGVVAGAAADGLFFQQGLDDEKPEAQAFIDVWSAKHPDEDPDFVAAMAYDAVSVFAMAVEAGATTREQVQAWLLKNVVPGLATGRVDSAWDLPSHRALKGADLSYFVWTDGVPERVAE, translated from the coding sequence GTGACAGCAGCCCTCGTCCTGTCGGGATGTACTGCCGCACAGGTAAGCAATGCGCAGGGGGCAGAACGGCCATCATCGTCCGATCCCATTCGCATCGGAGTGGCCGTTCCACTGTCTGGCCCGGCAGCACGGACCGGGGCGCTGATGAAGAACGGCGCGGAACTCCGTGCAGCAGAGATCAATGAAGCCGGTGGTGTGGATGGTCGAATGATCGAGCTCTTTGTTGAGGACGACGCAAACAACCCGAATGAAGCGGTTACCCTGGTCAACCTGATGGACGAACGCGGTGTCCTCGGACTGATCGGTGCGGCATCGTCTCCGGTTGCGCTCGCTCAGGCCGGTCCTGTGGAGGCCTCGGGGATCCCAGAGATGGTCGTCGCCGCGAGCGACGCGATCAGCAGTCCGTTCCAATACCAGATCAATCCTCCGGACTCAGAGCAGATCTTGGGCTTGATCGCTTTCGCGGAGGACCGTGGGTTCTCCCGAATTGCAATTATGACGGATACTGGCGCTTACGGCACGGGCTCGAAGGCGGCGCTGGACCGTATGCTCCCCGAGGCCGGGCTTGAGATTGTTGGCGACGCAACCTTTGAGCCTGGGGCGTCCAACTTGACTCCCCAACTCTCGAAGCTTCGGGATAGCGATCCGGATCTTATTGCGATGTTCACGTTCGGGTCTCCGTATGCGGCAGCGATGCAGGGGTTGCAGCAGATCCAGTGGTCAGTTCCGGTGTTCGGGAACGTCTCAAGTTCAGATCCCTCGGTAGGCGTGGTCGCAGGCGCGGCTGCCGACGGACTGTTCTTCCAACAAGGCCTCGATGACGAGAAGCCCGAGGCGCAAGCATTCATCGACGTATGGAGTGCCAAACATCCGGACGAAGATCCCGACTTTGTTGCAGCGATGGCTTACGACGCGGTGAGTGTGTTTGCAATGGCGGTTGAGGCAGGAGCTACCACTCGCGAGCAAGTTCAGGCATGGCTGTTGAAGAACGTCGTTCCCGGCCTTGCTACAGGAAGAGTGGACAGCGCGTGGGATCTGCCATCCCACAGGGCTCTAAAGGGCGCGGACCTTTCCTACTTCGTCTGGACAGACGGAGTCCCAGAACGCGTCGCGGAGTAA
- a CDS encoding TetR/AcrR family transcriptional regulator has product MNETRTASPRMPQETPSARRRQIVDTAIELFGKWGFTGTSVDQIAAAVGMKKGSLYYHFESKQEILDAIHAEVLEALFTQAGFAAGVITQAGLDPCEQLRQVIENHVEYQWRNVRYLVVYDRERHLLPASARRKAHEQETEYTEAVVEILRRCQESGCVDATLDLEVLTYALFGALTTLRRWKKARLASRARRHEIATNLHALFTIDHVHPQSPG; this is encoded by the coding sequence ATGAACGAAACGAGGACTGCGTCTCCACGGATGCCACAGGAAACGCCGAGCGCCCGTCGACGCCAAATTGTCGACACAGCGATCGAACTCTTCGGCAAGTGGGGATTTACAGGCACGTCGGTGGATCAGATCGCTGCAGCGGTCGGCATGAAGAAGGGCAGCTTGTATTACCACTTTGAGAGCAAGCAAGAGATCCTCGATGCCATCCATGCCGAAGTGCTGGAGGCGCTCTTCACCCAAGCAGGTTTTGCTGCCGGAGTAATCACTCAGGCAGGTCTGGACCCCTGCGAGCAACTCCGCCAAGTGATCGAGAATCATGTTGAGTATCAGTGGCGCAACGTCCGCTACCTGGTTGTGTATGACCGCGAACGGCACCTCCTGCCGGCGAGTGCTCGGCGGAAGGCGCATGAGCAAGAGACGGAGTATACGGAGGCCGTCGTCGAGATACTACGTCGCTGTCAGGAGTCGGGTTGCGTCGACGCAACCCTCGACCTCGAAGTACTCACCTATGCCCTCTTCGGTGCGTTGACGACACTGCGCCGATGGAAGAAGGCTCGGCTCGCGAGTCGAGCCCGTCGCCACGAAATCGCGACAAACCTCCACGCACTCTTCACAATCGACCACGTTCACCCGCAGTCGCCTGGCTGA
- a CDS encoding 3-keto-5-aminohexanoate cleavage protein: MRRRETRRSTVRYESVSVVTCALTGGVHTPSMSPALPISADDMIRQGKDAVAAGAAVLHVHARNPIDGRPDPRPSTYEGFVPALHDETDAIINITTGGSTSMTLEERLAAAVHFEPELASLNLGSINFVFSAPAKRDREWKFDWERDYLLSSEDAIFSNTYRQIESTIKTLGDGCGTRFEFECYDVGHLYTLDHFAKRGVVKPPFLIQMVMGVQGGIGAEADHLLHLVRTADRLFGTDYYLSAFGAGRKQIPMATQSLLLGGNVRVGLEDNLFIGPGELAPDNASQVSKIVAIMAQLGVRAATPTEVRDLLHLKGRGNTRIAA; the protein is encoded by the coding sequence ATGCGCAGGCGGGAGACAAGGAGGTCGACCGTGCGTTATGAGTCTGTGTCAGTGGTTACCTGCGCCCTAACCGGCGGAGTTCACACCCCAAGCATGAGTCCAGCGCTACCCATCAGTGCCGATGACATGATCCGACAGGGAAAGGACGCCGTCGCGGCAGGTGCAGCCGTGCTGCACGTTCACGCCCGCAACCCCATCGACGGGCGCCCCGACCCACGACCCTCCACCTACGAAGGGTTTGTGCCCGCTCTTCACGATGAGACGGACGCGATCATCAATATCACGACGGGTGGCAGCACAAGCATGACGCTTGAGGAACGCCTGGCTGCCGCCGTCCATTTCGAGCCTGAGCTCGCGAGCCTGAACCTCGGGTCCATTAATTTTGTATTCTCGGCGCCTGCGAAACGAGATCGCGAGTGGAAGTTCGATTGGGAGCGCGACTACTTGCTTTCCAGTGAGGATGCGATCTTCTCGAACACCTATCGCCAGATCGAGTCCACTATCAAGACCCTCGGCGACGGCTGCGGCACGAGGTTTGAGTTCGAGTGTTATGACGTCGGTCACCTATATACTCTGGATCACTTTGCGAAGCGAGGCGTCGTTAAGCCTCCCTTCTTGATCCAGATGGTTATGGGCGTTCAGGGCGGAATTGGTGCGGAGGCGGATCATCTGCTCCACCTAGTACGCACAGCGGATCGATTGTTCGGCACCGACTACTATCTTTCTGCGTTTGGAGCTGGGCGGAAGCAGATCCCGATGGCGACGCAGTCGCTTCTGCTAGGTGGGAACGTCAGAGTCGGGTTGGAAGACAATCTCTTCATCGGTCCTGGCGAGCTTGCCCCCGACAATGCCAGCCAGGTCTCGAAGATCGTGGCGATCATGGCCCAGCTCGGTGTTCGAGCGGCAACGCCCACCGAAGTTCGCGACCTCTTACACCTCAAAGGTCGAGGCAACACGCGAATCGCAGCCTAG
- a CDS encoding DUF4158 domain-containing protein, with protein MAGGGSLPGQLDIADASVLKPYAQRAQTGYEHAAEISVVYGYVDFADPIKHEELRLFLSARAWTWSEGPVRLFERAAVWLRERKVLLPGVSTLTRLVAEVRAGANELLYAAPIDAAGPAMIRELEGLLRTARG; from the coding sequence GTGGCCGGTGGTGGATCCCTGCCGGGGCAGCTGGACATTGCGGATGCTTCCGTTCTCAAACCGTACGCGCAGCGGGCACAGACCGGTTATGAGCATGCTGCAGAGATTTCTGTCGTGTACGGGTACGTGGACTTCGCTGATCCGATCAAGCATGAGGAGCTGAGGCTGTTCCTGTCGGCTCGGGCGTGGACGTGGTCGGAGGGCCCGGTGCGCCTGTTCGAACGGGCGGCGGTCTGGTTGCGGGAGCGCAAGGTCCTTCTTCCGGGCGTCTCCACGTTGACGCGCCTGGTTGCTGAGGTCCGTGCCGGCGCGAATGAGCTGCTCTATGCTGCGCCGATTGACGCGGCCGGCCCCGCGATGATCCGGGAGTTGGAGGGCTTGCTCCGAACGGCTCGAGGCTGA
- a CDS encoding DUF4158 domain-containing protein translates to MAAVFLSDEQAAGFGRFPDDVSVEDLERFCWLDDADLSVAGRRRGMHNRLGSLCNWLRCGLWACFRRIRWLFRGRWWIPAGAAGHCGCFRSQTVRAAGTDRL, encoded by the coding sequence GTGGCGGCCGTTTTTCTAAGTGATGAGCAAGCCGCCGGGTTCGGCCGGTTCCCTGATGATGTATCGGTAGAGGACCTGGAACGCTTTTGCTGGCTGGACGATGCCGATCTGTCGGTAGCTGGCCGCCGGCGTGGAATGCATAATCGTCTGGGTTCGCTGTGTAACTGGCTACGGTGCGGGTTGTGGGCATGTTTTCGGCGGATCCGTTGGCTGTTCCGTGGCCGGTGGTGGATCCCTGCCGGGGCAGCTGGACATTGCGGATGCTTCCGTTCTCAAACCGTACGCGCAGCGGGCACAGACCGGTTATGA
- a CDS encoding enoyl-CoA hydratase/isomerase family protein, whose translation MAATDLAPIERYSRLLYGFTTAIAAIAKPPVAAITGHALGMGLDIALVVTIRFASETARVGPPVMLGIMPRAGITQRLARLMGQPKQKPALHRVRGLRRIDTEIPAKGVGGC comes from the coding sequence ATGGCCGCCACGGATTTGGCACCCATCGAGAGGTACTCCAGGCTCCTGTACGGATTCACAACGGCGATTGCGGCCATCGCCAAGCCTCCGGTGGCAGCCATTACCGGACATGCCTTGGGCATGGGCCTGGACATCGCACTGGTCGTCACCATTCGGTTCGCGTCCGAAACGGCGAGGGTCGGCCCGCCCGTGATGTTGGGGATTATGCCCCGGGCGGGCATCACCCAGCGCCTGGCGCGGCTCATGGGGCAGCCAAAGCAAAAACCTGCTCTTCACAGGGTGCGGGGTCTGAGGAGGATCGATACGGAAATTCCCGCTAAGGGGGTCGGTGGCTGTTGA
- a CDS encoding thiolase family protein has product MSTRDAVVVLAKRSAVGLGRPEKGVFSGMHSVDLSAQVLRAVVDESGIDPVLIDDVHWGCVSQVGEQSFNVGRNAVLAAGLPESVPGTTVDRQCGSSQQTIHNAAAQIMAGHADIVIAGGVEVMSRTPMFSNTQGGAGPFGPMMKQRYPKLVNQGISAEMIAEKWGLSRTYLDEMAVESHRRAAEATAKGLFEREIVPIETASGTVTTDQGIRPGSTVEKLAGLPNPFKEGGVVTAGNASQLSDGSAALMLMSSEKARELGLKPIARVHSVSVIGDDPIMMLTAPIPATAKVLKRAGLSIEDIGVIEINEAFASVVGAWLSETGADPQKVNPRGGAMALGHPLGGSGARLATTLLHIMQDTGAQYGLQTMCEGGGMANATIFELL; this is encoded by the coding sequence ATGAGTACCAGGGACGCAGTTGTTGTTCTAGCCAAACGTTCCGCCGTGGGGCTGGGAAGGCCTGAGAAGGGCGTATTCTCCGGCATGCATTCGGTCGACCTGTCGGCCCAGGTGCTGCGCGCTGTCGTCGACGAATCGGGCATCGATCCGGTCCTGATCGATGATGTCCACTGGGGCTGCGTGTCCCAGGTCGGCGAGCAGTCCTTCAATGTGGGACGCAATGCCGTCCTCGCCGCGGGGCTGCCGGAATCCGTTCCGGGCACCACCGTGGACCGCCAATGTGGCTCCTCACAGCAGACGATCCATAATGCCGCGGCCCAGATCATGGCTGGCCATGCCGACATCGTCATCGCAGGCGGCGTCGAAGTGATGTCGCGAACCCCGATGTTCTCCAATACCCAGGGCGGGGCCGGCCCTTTTGGCCCGATGATGAAGCAGCGCTACCCGAAGCTGGTAAACCAGGGCATCAGTGCCGAGATGATCGCTGAGAAGTGGGGACTCAGCCGGACCTACCTCGACGAGATGGCCGTCGAGTCCCATCGTCGCGCGGCCGAAGCGACCGCAAAGGGCCTCTTCGAGCGTGAAATCGTCCCCATCGAAACGGCTTCGGGAACGGTGACCACGGACCAGGGCATCCGCCCCGGAAGCACCGTGGAGAAGCTGGCTGGCCTACCCAACCCCTTCAAAGAGGGCGGTGTCGTGACGGCCGGTAACGCCTCCCAGCTTTCCGATGGCTCCGCGGCACTCATGCTTATGAGCAGTGAAAAGGCACGCGAGCTGGGACTCAAGCCCATCGCACGCGTCCACAGCGTCTCCGTCATAGGGGATGACCCGATCATGATGCTGACTGCGCCGATCCCGGCTACCGCCAAGGTGCTCAAACGGGCGGGCCTTTCCATCGAAGACATCGGCGTGATCGAAATCAACGAGGCCTTCGCCTCGGTGGTCGGCGCGTGGCTCAGCGAGACCGGAGCGGACCCACAGAAGGTAAACCCCCGCGGCGGCGCCATGGCACTGGGGCACCCCCTCGGCGGTTCCGGGGCCCGCCTCGCGACGACCTTGCTGCACATCATGCAGGACACTGGCGCCCAGTACGGATTGCAGACCATGTGCGAAGGCGGCGGCATGGCCAACGCAACGATCTTCGAACTGCTTTGA
- the fabG gene encoding 3-oxoacyl-ACP reductase FabG, whose translation MSTLSFDFSGRTVLVTGAARGIGLEVARSFSQWGATVYVVDFDKAALDEAGRDAGVRTIQADVTNTEQVNEAVERVVSETGSIDVLVNNAGILRDKVLWKLEDSDWEAVMATHAGGTFKFTRAVVPHMRAAGRGRVINVTSYSGLHGNPGQANYSTAKAGIIGFTRTAARELARFGITVNAISPNAATRMVESIPEDRRAEIVSGIPLGRFAEPSEIAPAIAFLSSDEAGYITGVVLPVDGGLSI comes from the coding sequence ATGTCCACCCTTTCTTTCGACTTCAGCGGCAGGACAGTCCTCGTGACGGGGGCCGCCAGGGGCATCGGCCTCGAAGTGGCCCGGTCCTTCAGCCAGTGGGGTGCCACTGTCTACGTCGTAGACTTCGACAAAGCCGCCCTGGACGAGGCTGGCCGCGATGCCGGAGTCCGTACCATTCAGGCGGATGTCACCAACACCGAGCAGGTCAATGAAGCCGTCGAACGAGTCGTTTCGGAAACCGGGTCGATCGACGTGCTGGTCAACAATGCAGGCATCCTGCGCGACAAGGTGCTGTGGAAGCTCGAGGACTCCGACTGGGAGGCCGTGATGGCTACCCACGCCGGTGGTACCTTCAAGTTCACTCGGGCGGTAGTGCCGCACATGCGTGCCGCCGGCAGGGGCCGCGTCATTAACGTCACGTCGTACTCGGGATTGCACGGCAACCCCGGCCAGGCCAACTATTCGACCGCGAAGGCCGGCATTATCGGCTTCACCCGGACGGCTGCCCGCGAACTGGCACGTTTCGGTATCACCGTCAATGCCATCTCGCCCAATGCCGCAACCCGCATGGTGGAGTCCATCCCGGAGGACCGGCGTGCCGAGATCGTGAGCGGCATTCCACTGGGCCGGTTCGCCGAACCGTCGGAAATCGCGCCCGCCATCGCTTTCCTCTCCTCGGACGAGGCGGGCTACATCACCGGAGTTGTTCTCCCCGTCGACGGAGGCCTGTCCATATGA
- the aceA gene encoding isocitrate lyase yields the protein MTAAFEPTQQTPAEQAAALELEWAANPRWEGVTRDYKASDVVKLRGRVSEEHTLARRGAEKLWKQLTEEHKTGGYTNALGALTGNQAVQQVKAGLRAIYLSGWQVAADANNSGHTYPDQSLYPANSVPTVVRRINNALLRADQIEFSEGIQTVEDWMVPIVADAEAGFGGPLNAYELMKSMIQAGASGVHWEDQLASEKKCGHLGGKVLIPTQQHVRTLNAARLAADVAGTPSVVIARTDAEAATLITSDVDPRDQEFVTGERTPEGFYKVRNGIEPCIARAKAYAPYSDLIWMETGTPDLELARKFAEAVKADFPDQMLSYNCSPSFNWRKHLDDATIAKFQRELGAMGFTFQFITLAGFHALNYSMFDLAHGYAREGMSAYVELQEKEFASESRGYTATKHQREVGTGYFDDIATALNPNASTLALVGSTEEGQFH from the coding sequence ATGACTGCAGCATTTGAGCCCACCCAGCAGACGCCCGCAGAGCAGGCCGCCGCCTTGGAGCTTGAGTGGGCCGCCAATCCCCGCTGGGAAGGTGTGACCCGTGACTACAAGGCATCGGACGTCGTCAAGCTCCGCGGCCGGGTCTCCGAAGAACACACACTGGCCCGCCGGGGTGCCGAGAAGCTCTGGAAGCAGCTCACCGAAGAGCACAAGACCGGCGGGTACACCAACGCCCTGGGCGCCCTGACCGGCAACCAGGCCGTGCAGCAGGTCAAGGCCGGCCTCCGCGCCATCTACCTCTCCGGCTGGCAGGTGGCCGCCGACGCCAACAATTCCGGCCACACCTACCCGGACCAGTCGCTGTACCCGGCCAACTCGGTTCCGACCGTGGTTCGCCGCATCAACAACGCCCTCCTCCGTGCAGACCAGATCGAATTCTCCGAAGGCATCCAGACCGTTGAGGACTGGATGGTCCCGATCGTTGCCGACGCCGAGGCCGGCTTCGGCGGCCCGCTGAACGCCTACGAGCTCATGAAATCCATGATCCAGGCCGGCGCGTCGGGTGTGCACTGGGAAGACCAGCTCGCCTCGGAGAAGAAGTGCGGCCACCTCGGCGGCAAGGTCCTGATCCCCACCCAGCAGCACGTCCGGACCCTGAACGCGGCCCGCCTCGCGGCCGACGTCGCCGGCACCCCCTCGGTGGTCATCGCCCGCACCGACGCCGAGGCAGCGACCCTGATCACCTCCGACGTCGATCCCCGTGACCAGGAATTCGTCACCGGTGAGCGGACCCCGGAGGGCTTCTACAAGGTCCGCAACGGCATCGAACCCTGCATCGCCCGTGCCAAGGCCTACGCCCCGTATTCCGACCTCATCTGGATGGAGACGGGCACCCCGGACCTGGAGCTGGCACGCAAGTTCGCCGAGGCCGTCAAGGCTGACTTCCCGGACCAGATGCTCTCCTACAACTGCTCGCCGTCGTTCAACTGGCGCAAGCACCTGGACGACGCCACGATCGCGAAGTTCCAGCGTGAACTCGGCGCCATGGGCTTCACGTTCCAGTTCATCACCCTGGCCGGCTTCCACGCCCTGAACTACTCGATGTTCGATCTCGCCCACGGTTACGCCCGTGAAGGCATGAGCGCCTACGTCGAGTTGCAGGAGAAGGAATTCGCCTCCGAGTCCCGCGGCTACACCGCGACCAAGCACCAGCGCGAAGTCGGCACCGGCTACTTCGACGACATCGCCACCGCGCTCAACCCGAACGCGTCAACCCTGGCACTGGTGGGATCCACCGAAGAAGGCCAGTTCCACTAA
- the aceB gene encoding malate synthase A codes for MNTFTDNFTINGITLTAQPILRQDEVLTPDALEFVAKLHRATAERRQELLQARRTRRAEIAAGQDPRFLRETEDIRNDPSWRVAPPAPGLEDRRVEITGPVDKKMTINALNSGAKVWLADMEDSSTPTWRNVIKGQLNLTDALERRIDFTSPEGKEYKLRPAGELPTIVVRPRGWHLPEKHMIIDGAPVAGGIVDFGLYFFHNARRLLAQGKGPYFYLPKIENHLEARLWNDIFILAQDLLGIPQGTIRATVLIETITAAFEMEEILYELRDHASGLNAGRWDYIFSLIKNFRTRGPRFVLPDRAQVTMTQPFMRAYTEQLVRACHKRGAMAIGGPAAFVPSRRDSAVNAEALLKTRADKLREANDGFDGSWVAHPDLVPVCREVFDSILGERPNQLDRSRKDVTPDDRALIDVAATEGTITEKGIRNNIEVGIRYLESWLRGNGAVTIHNLMEDAATAEISRSQLWQWMFASAITDQGEIITHHWIEELLDEEFARLERFDGDRFEDSRDIFEEVTLGQDFPSFLTLPAYARYLTEAREKATAEELARA; via the coding sequence ATGAACACCTTCACTGACAACTTCACTATCAACGGGATCACTTTGACTGCGCAGCCCATTTTGCGGCAGGACGAGGTTCTTACTCCGGATGCTTTGGAGTTTGTCGCCAAGCTGCACCGGGCCACGGCCGAGCGGCGGCAGGAGCTGCTGCAGGCACGCCGGACCCGCCGGGCTGAGATCGCCGCCGGCCAGGACCCCAGGTTCCTCCGCGAAACCGAGGACATCCGCAACGACCCGTCCTGGCGCGTCGCTCCCCCGGCCCCGGGCCTGGAGGACCGCCGGGTGGAAATCACTGGTCCGGTGGATAAGAAAATGACCATCAACGCGCTGAACTCCGGCGCGAAGGTGTGGCTCGCTGACATGGAGGACTCCTCCACCCCCACGTGGCGGAACGTTATCAAGGGCCAGCTGAACCTCACCGACGCGCTCGAACGCCGCATCGACTTCACGAGCCCAGAGGGCAAGGAATACAAGCTCCGCCCGGCCGGGGAACTGCCCACCATCGTGGTCCGCCCCCGCGGCTGGCACCTGCCCGAGAAGCACATGATCATCGACGGCGCCCCCGTGGCCGGCGGCATCGTGGACTTCGGCCTGTACTTCTTCCACAACGCCCGCCGCCTCCTGGCCCAGGGCAAGGGCCCGTACTTCTACCTGCCCAAGATCGAGAACCACCTCGAAGCACGGCTGTGGAATGACATCTTCATCCTCGCCCAGGACCTGCTCGGCATCCCGCAGGGCACCATCCGGGCCACCGTGCTGATCGAGACCATCACCGCCGCGTTCGAAATGGAGGAAATCCTCTACGAACTGCGTGATCACGCCTCGGGCCTGAACGCCGGCCGCTGGGACTACATCTTCTCCCTGATCAAGAACTTCCGCACCCGCGGCCCCCGCTTCGTCCTGCCCGACCGCGCCCAGGTGACCATGACCCAACCCTTCATGCGCGCCTACACCGAACAGCTCGTCCGTGCCTGCCACAAGCGCGGCGCCATGGCCATCGGCGGCCCTGCCGCATTCGTACCCAGCAGGAGAGACTCAGCAGTAAATGCTGAAGCTTTGTTGAAGACCCGTGCCGACAAACTCCGCGAGGCCAACGACGGTTTCGACGGCTCCTGGGTTGCCCACCCGGACCTGGTGCCGGTCTGCCGCGAAGTGTTCGACTCCATCCTGGGCGAGCGTCCCAACCAGCTTGACCGCAGCCGCAAGGACGTTACCCCGGACGACCGTGCCCTCATCGACGTGGCCGCCACCGAAGGCACCATCACCGAAAAGGGCATCCGGAACAACATCGAAGTGGGCATCCGCTACCTCGAATCCTGGCTTCGCGGCAACGGCGCCGTGACCATCCACAACCTCATGGAAGACGCCGCCACCGCGGAAATCTCCCGCTCACAGCTCTGGCAGTGGATGTTCGCGTCCGCCATCACCGACCAAGGCGAAATCATCACCCACCACTGGATCGAGGAACTGCTCGACGAAGAGTTCGCACGCCTGGAACGCTTCGACGGCGACCGCTTCGAAGACTCCCGCGACATCTTCGAGGAAGTCACCCTCGGCCAGGACTTCCCCTCCTTCCTGACCCTCCCCGCCTACGCCCGCTACCTCACCGAAGCCCGCGAAAAGGCAACAGCGGAAGAGCTTGCCAGGGCGTAG